The Xiphias gladius isolate SHS-SW01 ecotype Sanya breed wild chromosome 7, ASM1685928v1, whole genome shotgun sequence genome window below encodes:
- the ppp5c gene encoding serine/threonine-protein phosphatase 5 codes for MNVAPYITSLILAYEPNRLCCTISREADFATFATVQSMAHVSENGSEKKMAEGGNDAELLKEKANKYFKEKDYENAIKYYSEAVDLNPSNAIYYSNRSLAYLRTECYGYALADATKALEIDKNYIKGYYRRATSNMALGKFKAALKDYETVVRVRPNDKDARMKYQECNKIVKQKAFERAIASDETKKSVVDSLDIENMTIEDDYVGPKLEDGKVTLKFMKEMMDWFKEQKKLHRKCAYQILVQVKDLLSKLPSLVEITLKEKEQITICGDTHGQYYDLLNIFELNGLPSETNPYLFNGDFVDRGSFSVEVILTLFGFKLLYPNNFHLLRGNHETDNMNQMYGFEGEVKAKYTAQMFQLFSEVFQWLPLAQCINNKVLVMHGGLFSEDGVTLEDLRKIDRNRQPPDSGPMCDLLWSDPQPQNGRSISKRGVSCQFGPDVTERFLEQNKLEFIVRSHEVKAEGYEVTHSGKCITVFSAPNYCDQMGNKGAYIHLRASDFKPEFHQFTAVPHPNVKPMAYANTLMQLGMM; via the exons actttgcGACCTTTGCGACCGTCCAGTCAATGGCGCACGTATCTGAAAACGGCAGTGAGAAGAAGATGGCGGAGGGAGGTAATGATGCAGAGCTACTGAAGGAGAAGGCGAATAAGTACTTTAAAG agaaagaTTATGAAAATGCTATCAAGTACTACTCAGAGGCCGTGGACCTCAATCCATCCAACGCCATCTACTACAGCAACCGAAGCCTGGCGTACCTACGCACGGAATGCTATGGCTATGCCCTGGCAGATGCTACGAAGGCCCTGGAGATAGACAAAAACTACATTAAGGGATATTACCGCCGTGCCACCTCCAACATGGCACTCGGCAAGTTTAAGGCTGCACTTAAGGACTACGAGACG GTAGTAAGGGTTCGACCAAATGACAAGGATGCACGGATGAAGTATCAGGAATGTAACAAGATTGTGAAACAGAAGGCTTTTGAGAGAGCCATTGCCAGCgatgagacaaaaaaatctgttgttgaCTCTCTGGACATTGAGAACATGA CGATTGAGGATGACTACGTGGGCCCCAAGCTTGAAGATGGGAAGGTCACATTGAAGTTCATGAAGGAGATGATGGATTGGTTCAAGGAGCAGAAGAAACTGCACAGAAAGTGTGCTTATCAG ATTTTGGTGCAAGTAAAAGATTTACTATCGAAACTACCAAGTCTTGTTGAAATCACATTAAAAGAG AAAGAACAGATAACTATTTGTGGTGACACCCATGGCCAATACTACGATCTCCTCAACATCTTCGAGTTGAACGGCTTACCCTCAGAGACCAACCCTTAT CTGTTCAATGGTGACTTTGTGGATCGCGGCTCTTTCTCTGTCGAGGTCATTCTTACCCTCTTTGGCTTCAAGCTGCTCTACCCCAACAACTTCCACTTGCTTAGGG GTAACCACGAGACAGACAATATGAACCAGATGTATGGATTTGAAGGGGAGGTCAAAGCCAAGTACACAGCCCAGATGTTCCAGCTGTTCAGCGAGGTCTTCCAGTGGCTGCCTCTTGCTCAGTGTATCAACAACAAAGTACTG GTTATGCATGGGGGGCTGTTCAGTGAAGATGGCGTCACATTGGAGGACCTCAGGAAGATTGACAGGAACAGACAGCCTCCAGACTCAG GTCCCATGTGTGACCTCCTCTGGTCAGATCCACAGCCTCAG AATGGCCGGTCGATCAGCAAGCGAGGAGTGAGTTGTCAGTTCGGGCCAGATGTGACAGAGCGCTTCCTGGAACAGAACAAGCTGGAATTCATCGTGCGTAGTCATGAGGTCAAAGCTGAGGGCTACGAGGTCACTCACTCAGGGAAGTGCATCACCGTGTTCTCAGCACCCAACTACTG TGATCAGATGGGAAACAAAGGAGCGTATATCCACCTCAGGGCATCAGACTTCAAGCCAGAATTTCACCAGTTCACTGCTGTG CCTCACCCGAATGTCAAGCCCATGGCATATGCCAACACCCTAATGCAGTTGGGGATGATGTAG